CGCTGTGGTCGAACAGGCCGGCTTTGAACGGGCTGCGCAGGTGTTGGGTTTGTCGCAATCGGCGATTTCCCAGCGCATCAAATTGCTCGAAGCGCGTGTCGGCCAGCCCGTATTGGTGCGAGGCACGCCGCCATCTCCGACGGAGATTGGCCGGCGTTTGCTCAACCACGTCCAACAGGTGCGGTTGCTTGAGCGTGATCTACAAACATTGGTGCCGGCGCTGGATGAAGAAGGCCTGCCGGAGCGCCTGCGAATCGCCTTGAACGCCGATAGCCTGGCCACGTGGTGGGCGCAGGCCGTGGGGGATTTTTGTGCGGAGCAACATCTGCTGATGGATCTGGTGGTTGAAGACCAGACCGTCGGCCTCAAACGCATGCGCGCCGGTGAAGTGGCGGCTTGCCTGTGTGCCAGCGAGCGGCCGGTCGCTGGCGCGCGCAGCGTTTTGCTCGGCGCGATGCGTTACCGGGCGCTGGCCAGTCCGGCGTTTATTGCCCGGCATTTTCCTCAAGGTGTGCGCGCCGATCAGTTGGCGCG
The Pseudomonas sp. MYb327 DNA segment above includes these coding regions:
- a CDS encoding LysR family transcriptional regulator ArgP, whose product is MFDYKLLSALAAVVEQAGFERAAQVLGLSQSAISQRIKLLEARVGQPVLVRGTPPSPTEIGRRLLNHVQQVRLLERDLQTLVPALDEEGLPERLRIALNADSLATWWAQAVGDFCAEQHLLMDLVVEDQTVGLKRMRAGEVAACLCASERPVAGARSVLLGAMRYRALASPAFIARHFPQGVRADQLARTPALVFGPDDFLQHRYLASLGVDGGFEHHLCPSSEGFIRLTEAGLGWGLVPELQVREQLKRGVLLELLPDKPIDVPLYWHHWRNGGQLLGLLTDQLVHASKQWLVPLD